From a single Okeanomitos corallinicola TIOX110 genomic region:
- the sir gene encoding sulfite reductase, ferredoxin dependent, whose amino-acid sequence MVNTAPAPVSNRPPSKVEGIKENSNFLLEPVATEILEDTTHFSEDAIQILKFHGSYQQDNRDNRVKGQEKDYQMMLRTRNPGGLIPPQLYLALDKLADEYGNHTLRVTTRQGFQLHGILKKNLKTAISTIVQNLGSTLGACGDINRNVMAPAAPFKNRPEYQYAWEYAQNVADLLSPQTGAYYEIWLDGEKAISAEEHPEVKAAREKNGTGTIVHDSVEPIYGTHYMPRKFKICVTVPGDNSVDLYTQDLTLVVITNKKGELQGFNVLAGGGLGRTHNKEETFARAADPIGYVTKEDVYDIVKAIVATQRDYGDRTNRRHARLKYLINDWGVEKFRTQVEEYFGKSVEPFKELPKFKYQDYLGWNEQGDGKLFLGISIDNGRVKDEGEFKLKTALRLIVEQFNLPIRLTPNHNLIFYEISPADKEAIQTILDQCGVIADPDQIPALTRYAMACPALPTCGLAITESERAIPGILERIRALLDKVGLQKEHFVVRMTGCPNGCARPYMAELGFVGSAPESYQIWLGGSPDQTRLARPIIEKLHHNDIESFLEPIFIYFKKFRKGKEKFGDFCDRVGFDAIREFSDTYTPGTPTSSGKSRHRVSLRDDVYSQLKETAEQQGKPMTELVHEALDKYFQSL is encoded by the coding sequence ATGGTTAACACTGCTCCTGCTCCCGTTAGTAATCGGCCACCTTCCAAAGTCGAAGGTATCAAAGAAAATAGTAATTTTTTGCTTGAACCTGTAGCGACAGAAATTCTTGAGGATACAACTCATTTTAGTGAAGATGCGATTCAGATTCTCAAATTTCATGGGTCTTATCAACAGGATAACCGTGATAATCGCGTCAAAGGACAGGAAAAAGATTATCAAATGATGCTGCGGACAAGAAACCCTGGGGGGTTAATACCACCACAGCTATATTTGGCCTTGGATAAATTAGCTGATGAATACGGTAATCATACTTTACGAGTTACCACCCGCCAAGGTTTTCAGTTACACGGGATTTTGAAAAAGAATCTGAAAACAGCTATCTCTACAATTGTTCAAAATCTTGGTTCTACTTTAGGCGCTTGTGGTGACATTAACCGTAACGTTATGGCACCCGCTGCACCCTTCAAAAATCGCCCAGAATATCAGTATGCTTGGGAATATGCCCAAAATGTCGCTGATTTGCTCTCACCTCAAACCGGTGCTTATTATGAAATCTGGTTGGATGGGGAAAAAGCGATTAGTGCTGAAGAACACCCAGAGGTAAAAGCAGCTAGGGAAAAAAACGGAACTGGGACAATTGTCCATGATTCCGTAGAACCAATTTATGGCACTCATTATATGCCACGTAAGTTTAAAATTTGCGTGACAGTTCCCGGTGATAATTCTGTTGATTTGTATACCCAGGATTTAACGTTAGTAGTCATTACTAATAAAAAGGGAGAATTACAAGGTTTTAATGTTCTTGCTGGTGGTGGTTTGGGAAGAACTCACAACAAAGAAGAAACCTTTGCTCGCGCTGCTGATCCTATTGGTTATGTTACAAAAGAAGATGTTTATGATATTGTTAAAGCCATAGTTGCTACTCAAAGAGATTATGGCGATCGCACCAATCGCAGACACGCTAGATTAAAATATTTAATCAATGATTGGGGTGTAGAAAAATTCCGCACCCAAGTAGAAGAATACTTTGGTAAATCTGTCGAACCATTTAAAGAATTACCCAAATTCAAATATCAGGACTATCTAGGTTGGAATGAACAAGGAGACGGTAAACTCTTTTTGGGTATTTCTATAGATAATGGTCGAGTCAAAGATGAAGGTGAATTTAAGCTCAAAACCGCTTTAAGGTTAATAGTTGAACAATTTAATTTACCTATTCGTCTCACACCTAACCACAATCTAATTTTCTACGAAATTTCCCCAGCAGATAAAGAAGCAATTCAAACAATTTTAGATCAGTGTGGTGTCATTGCTGACCCTGATCAAATTCCTGCTTTAACCCGCTATGCTATGGCTTGTCCCGCTTTACCAACTTGTGGTTTAGCAATCACAGAATCAGAACGGGCAATACCTGGTATTTTAGAAAGAATCAGAGCTTTATTAGATAAAGTGGGTTTACAAAAAGAACATTTTGTGGTAAGGATGACTGGTTGCCCTAATGGTTGCGCTCGTCCTTATATGGCAGAATTAGGGTTTGTTGGTAGCGCACCAGAATCTTATCAAATCTGGTTAGGTGGTTCACCAGACCAAACCAGATTAGCTAGACCAATCATTGAAAAACTGCATCACAACGACATCGAAAGCTTTTTAGAACCAATTTTCATCTATTTTAAGAAGTTTCGCAAAGGTAAAGAGAAATTCGGTGATTTTTGCGACAGAGTAGGTTTTGATGCTATCCGCGAATTTTCTGACACCTACACCCCTGGAACACCAACCAGCAGCGGAAAATCACGCCATCGGGTAAGTCTGCGGGATGACGTTTATTCCCAACTCAAGGAAACCGCAGAACAGCAAGGTAAACCCATGACTGAGTTAGTACATGAGGCTTTAGATAAGTATTTCCAAAGTCTGTAG
- a CDS encoding RNA-binding protein, with product MSVRLYIGNLPKEEIDRQELQAVFAEEGDAVTTKLIKDRKTGKCRGFGFLTVNNDEQADQIIEKYNGQLFKDTAIKLEKALPRTKGDEGEDQGSKPTSTPTPSPNKEGRREKGAKKSRRGGGGSRESSSNIDSDAIRPDPRWAAELEKLKEMLAAQATN from the coding sequence ATGTCTGTTCGTTTATATATAGGTAATTTGCCCAAAGAAGAAATAGATCGTCAAGAGTTGCAAGCAGTATTTGCAGAAGAAGGCGATGCTGTCACCACCAAATTGATCAAAGATCGGAAAACAGGTAAATGTCGTGGTTTTGGATTTTTGACAGTCAACAACGACGAACAAGCAGACCAAATTATTGAAAAGTATAATGGTCAATTGTTCAAAGACACTGCTATCAAGCTAGAAAAGGCATTACCTCGGACTAAGGGTGACGAAGGTGAAGATCAAGGTAGTAAACCTACCAGCACTCCCACACCTAGTCCCAACAAAGAAGGTCGTCGTGAAAAAGGTGCTAAAAAGTCCCGTCGTGGTGGTGGTGGATCTCGTGAAAGCTCTAGCAATATTGACTCAGACGCAATTCGTCCAGATCCTCGTTGGGCGGCTGAATTAGAAAAACTCAAAGAGATGTTAGCTGCACAAGCTACCAACTAA
- a CDS encoding M48 family metalloprotease — protein sequence MPSSEKLALEAGLVALKQENYYAAITQLVPLANILDQSNACLQAQVGLVMAYAHTGETDQAIAWCNNLIESDNSQVQEWAKRALDHLIKREKRLESQKKSNYAKLTQQQAKISRKIKSQTALSNAKFNISRDGKTTEKKNINWRQARRAKVWQPLRKYNFISSRLLALATFMVLFAVLVAMVESVMILTNQILDKFPYVSPLPFLYNSPSSFILVLLLFLLGLSPWLLDWILTEFYQQKPLAKDNLYNYSREAVRVTQRTCQMRHWPIPELKILPMTAPMMFTYGNLPRTARIVVSQGLLEQLNNDEIATIYGLALGQIRRWDFGIMSLAFLVTLPIYKLYQQASIWGNKSENSLWIWTTTAVANLSYGIWCLITGIILLNSRFRVYASDRHAAEITGNPNGLIRALLKISIGIADDIKTKQQTSWELESVNILAPVDVKQSLCLGSVIENLRWESFLMWESSNPYRQWFTINSSHPLMGDRLQRLCQIARHWHLEPELYFITPELLQVKPQSFLLQIAPWLGIPSGLILAGLFWLSWQTAYTTHVVNLKWIYDDWSFITGFLMIGFSVGTLMRINSFFPEINQHNLHNDQQALKLLIDPSVLPIDSISVRLVGKLIGRPGIGNSLSQDLILQTNLGLVKLHHIPWLSPSAHPQKWIGRQVTVTGWLRRGATPWIDIQTLETQTGNIINSPHPIWSTVLAVVAQAWGAYIMLTAQSITG from the coding sequence ATGCCTTCATCTGAAAAATTAGCTTTGGAGGCTGGTTTAGTTGCCCTTAAACAGGAAAATTACTATGCAGCCATTACTCAACTTGTCCCCCTTGCAAATATTCTGGATCAAAGCAATGCTTGCTTGCAAGCGCAAGTTGGTTTAGTAATGGCTTATGCCCATACAGGGGAAACTGATCAGGCGATCGCTTGGTGTAATAATCTCATTGAAAGTGATAATTCCCAAGTCCAAGAATGGGCAAAACGCGCCCTTGATCATTTAATTAAGCGTGAAAAACGCCTAGAATCTCAAAAGAAGTCAAATTACGCTAAGTTAACACAGCAACAAGCCAAAATTTCTAGAAAGATTAAATCTCAAACTGCTTTATCAAATGCCAAATTTAATATTTCTAGAGATGGAAAAACTACCGAAAAAAAGAACATCAATTGGCGACAAGCTAGACGTGCTAAAGTTTGGCAACCCCTGCGTAAATATAATTTTATTTCTTCCCGACTACTAGCATTAGCAACTTTTATGGTTTTGTTTGCTGTGTTAGTTGCCATGGTGGAGTCGGTAATGATTTTAACTAACCAAATTTTAGACAAATTTCCTTATGTTAGCCCCTTGCCATTTTTATATAATAGTCCCAGTTCATTCATATTAGTTTTATTATTATTCCTGCTGGGATTATCACCGTGGTTATTAGATTGGATATTGACTGAATTTTACCAACAAAAACCTTTAGCAAAAGATAATTTGTACAATTACAGTCGTGAAGCAGTCAGAGTCACACAACGTACTTGTCAAATGCGACATTGGCCTATACCTGAATTAAAGATTTTGCCAATGACAGCACCAATGATGTTTACCTATGGTAATCTACCTCGTACAGCCAGAATTGTTGTCAGTCAAGGACTTTTGGAACAATTAAATAATGATGAAATAGCCACTATTTATGGTTTAGCTTTAGGACAAATTCGCCGCTGGGATTTTGGAATTATGTCCTTAGCTTTTTTAGTCACTTTACCCATTTATAAACTTTATCAACAAGCCTCAATTTGGGGCAACAAAAGTGAAAATAGCCTCTGGATCTGGACTACTACAGCAGTGGCTAATTTAAGTTATGGAATTTGGTGTTTAATTACTGGTATAATCTTACTAAATTCTCGATTTCGCGTTTATGCCAGCGATCGCCATGCTGCGGAAATTACAGGTAATCCTAATGGCTTAATTCGGGCTTTACTAAAAATTAGTATTGGTATTGCTGACGATATCAAGACAAAACAACAAACCAGCTGGGAACTAGAAAGTGTGAATATTTTAGCCCCAGTAGATGTTAAACAAAGTCTGTGTTTAGGCAGTGTGATAGAAAACCTGCGTTGGGAATCATTCTTAATGTGGGAAAGTAGTAATCCTTATCGCCAATGGTTTACTATTAATAGTAGTCATCCTTTAATGGGCGATCGCCTCCAACGTCTATGTCAAATTGCTCGTCATTGGCATCTAGAACCAGAGCTATATTTCATCACTCCAGAATTATTGCAAGTTAAGCCCCAGTCCTTTCTACTACAAATTGCCCCTTGGTTAGGCATTCCTTCCGGACTTATCTTAGCTGGTCTATTTTGGTTAAGTTGGCAAACCGCTTACACCACTCATGTTGTTAACCTAAAATGGATTTATGATGATTGGTCTTTTATCACAGGATTTTTAATGATTGGCTTTAGCGTTGGTACATTAATGAGAATCAACAGCTTTTTCCCAGAAATTAATCAACACAACTTACATAATGACCAGCAAGCACTGAAACTATTAATAGATCCTTCAGTATTACCAATTGATAGCATCAGCGTCCGCCTAGTTGGTAAACTCATAGGTCGTCCAGGCATCGGCAATAGTTTATCCCAAGACCTGATTTTACAAACTAACCTGGGCTTAGTTAAACTCCATCATATTCCTTGGTTATCACCATCAGCCCATCCTCAAAAATGGATCGGCAGACAAGTTACAGTCACAGGTTGGTTACGTCGAGGAGCGACACCTTGGATAGACATCCAAACATTGGAAACTCAAACAGGTAACATTATTAACAGTCCCCATCCCATTTGGTCTACCGTTTTAGCCGTTGTAGCCCAAGCTTGGGGAGCATACATCATGCTGACAGCCCAATCTATAACCGGGTAG
- a CDS encoding bifunctional serine/threonine-protein kinase/formylglycine-generating enzyme family protein yields the protein MVYFNPGQKIKRGQYEIIEILGQGGFGVTYLAKDDKRKTQVAIKSLNVFSLQQRYRDKNGNSEGFAEFFAEEQDKFNTEAMVLATFDHPHIVKVYPELFQEKIQDAVLSCMVMEYVQGRNLQKYIGSQGTFSESDGLKIIEEIGTALDYIHSKNYLHRDIKPANILLRESDKKAILIDFGLAREVNFAETMSLTNAKTPVFAPPEQFENRSNFTPTLDIYSLAATLYVIIAVDEPPYIPLPSPYLNAKIMLDLKMAIEPPQKYNSQISQKVNDAILKGMELDYRKRPQSMGEWFGYLGIEKPNPPKPPSLQENGDIIASLPPEERFGERLNLKTFNFKVVTTNRKGEIIKRRNQSARYFVEDLGNGVMLEMVEIPAGTFMMGSPENEDGRWNPEGPQHQVTLESFFMGKYPLTQAQYQAILGNNPGSFKGDGSTSLTNQRPVEYVSWDDAVAFCEKLSQKTGKNYKLPSEAQWEYACRAGTTTPFYFGESITPDLVNYNGNYSYADAPKGKYREQTTDVGTFPPNAFGLYDMHGNVWEWCEDSWQDSYINAPIGGSALNRQSDTKTMRGGSWGYFPENCRSACRYGSYRDYHSNFIGFRVVCVVGRLR from the coding sequence ATGGTGTACTTTAACCCAGGACAAAAAATTAAACGCGGACAATATGAAATAATTGAAATTCTGGGACAAGGAGGGTTTGGTGTCACCTATCTTGCAAAAGATGATAAACGCAAAACCCAAGTAGCTATTAAAAGTCTCAACGTCTTTTCTCTGCAACAACGTTATCGAGACAAAAATGGAAATAGTGAAGGTTTTGCAGAATTTTTCGCTGAGGAACAAGACAAATTTAACACCGAAGCGATGGTGTTAGCGACCTTTGACCATCCCCACATTGTGAAAGTCTATCCAGAACTGTTCCAAGAAAAAATTCAAGATGCAGTTTTATCTTGTATGGTGATGGAATATGTACAAGGAAGAAATTTACAAAAATATATAGGAAGTCAGGGAACTTTCAGTGAAAGTGATGGTTTAAAGATTATCGAAGAAATTGGCACAGCTTTAGATTATATTCATAGTAAAAATTATCTACATCGAGATATTAAACCTGCCAATATTTTACTGCGAGAATCTGACAAAAAAGCGATATTAATAGATTTTGGGTTAGCGCGGGAAGTCAATTTTGCCGAAACCATGAGTTTAACAAATGCGAAAACTCCAGTTTTTGCACCACCAGAACAATTTGAAAACCGCAGTAACTTTACCCCCACATTAGATATTTATTCCCTTGCTGCAACATTATATGTAATCATCGCGGTGGATGAACCTCCTTATATTCCTCTCCCTAGTCCTTATCTCAATGCTAAGATCATGTTGGATCTGAAAATGGCCATTGAACCACCACAAAAATATAATTCTCAAATTAGTCAAAAGGTGAACGATGCTATTTTGAAGGGGATGGAGTTAGACTATCGAAAACGTCCCCAATCTATGGGAGAGTGGTTTGGTTATTTAGGAATAGAAAAACCTAACCCCCCTAAACCCCCTTCCCTACAAGAGAATGGGGATATTATAGCTTCTCTCCCACCAGAAGAGAGGTTTGGAGAGAGGTTAAACCTGAAAACCTTTAACTTTAAAGTTGTCACCACTAACCGCAAAGGAGAAATAATTAAACGACGCAACCAGTCAGCAAGATATTTTGTCGAAGACTTGGGAAATGGGGTGATGTTGGAAATGGTGGAAATACCCGCAGGAACTTTTATGATGGGTTCACCGGAAAATGAAGACGGAAGATGGAATCCTGAAGGTCCACAACATCAAGTTACCCTGGAAAGTTTCTTTATGGGTAAATATCCCTTGACCCAAGCACAGTATCAAGCTATTTTAGGTAATAATCCTGGTAGTTTCAAAGGTGATGGTTCGACTTCGCTCACCAACCAACGTCCTGTTGAATATGTAAGTTGGGATGATGCAGTGGCATTCTGTGAAAAGTTAAGCCAAAAAACAGGTAAAAACTATAAGTTGCCTAGTGAGGCACAATGGGAGTATGCTTGTCGAGCGGGAACAACTACACCTTTTTATTTTGGTGAAAGTATTACCCCAGATTTGGTAAACTACAATGGTAATTATTCCTATGCCGATGCACCAAAAGGTAAATATCGAGAACAAACCACTGATGTAGGAACTTTTCCCCCTAATGCTTTTGGTTTGTATGATATGCACGGTAATGTATGGGAATGGTGCGAAGATAGCTGGCAAGATAGTTATATAAACGCGCCCATAGGTGGTAGTGCTTTAAATAGACAAAGCGATACAAAGACGATGCGGGGTGGTTCCTGGGGCTACTTTCCTGAGAACTGCCGTTCCGCGTGTCGTTACGGCAGCTACCGCGACTACCACAGCAACTTTATTGGTTTTCGTGTTGTCTGCGTTGTTGGGAGACTCCGGTAG
- the prfC gene encoding peptide chain release factor 3 — MATELVEELGQAVEQRRNFAIISHPDAGKTTLTEKLLLYGGAIHEAGAVKARRDQRKATSDWMAMEQQRGISITSTVLQFIYRNCQINLLDTPGHQDFSEDTYRTLAAADNAVMLIDAAKGLEPQTRKLFEVCKLRGIPIFTFVNKLDRPGREPLELLDEIEQELGLQTYPVNWPIGMGDRFKGVFDRHQQQIHLFERSAHGSKEAVDTVMNLGDSRIEELLEPELYHQLKDELELLEGAGAELDLDLVHQGKMTPVFFGSAMTNFGVELFLKNFLEYALKPGTHNSTAGEIPPTYPEFTGFVFKLQANMDPKHRDRVAFVRVCTGKFEKDMTVNHARTGKAVRLSRPQKLFAQDRESIDVAYAGDVIGLNNPGVFAIGDTIYTGQKLEYEGIPYFSPELFATLRNPNPSKFKQFQKGVSELREEGAVQIMYSTDEAKREPILAAVGQLQFEVVQFRLQNEYGVETILDILPYSVARWVEGGWEALEKVGRLFNTTTVKDSMGRPVLLFRNEWNCQQLLGDHPELKLSAIAPVFSAQQPSNS; from the coding sequence ATGGCGACTGAACTTGTAGAAGAACTAGGTCAAGCCGTAGAACAGCGTCGCAATTTTGCGATTATTTCTCACCCTGACGCTGGTAAAACTACGTTAACAGAAAAGTTACTATTATACGGAGGTGCTATCCATGAAGCAGGAGCGGTAAAAGCTCGTAGAGACCAGCGTAAAGCGACTTCTGACTGGATGGCGATGGAACAGCAACGGGGTATTTCTATCACCTCCACAGTTTTACAATTTATTTACCGCAATTGTCAAATTAATTTATTAGATACTCCTGGACACCAAGATTTTAGTGAAGATACCTATAGAACTTTAGCAGCAGCAGATAATGCGGTAATGCTGATTGATGCGGCTAAAGGGTTAGAACCCCAAACCCGGAAACTGTTTGAAGTGTGTAAACTCAGAGGTATTCCTATTTTCACCTTTGTGAATAAATTGGATCGTCCGGGGAGAGAACCGTTAGAATTGTTAGATGAAATTGAGCAAGAGTTAGGTTTACAGACATATCCTGTAAATTGGCCGATAGGGATGGGCGATCGCTTTAAAGGAGTTTTTGACCGTCATCAACAGCAGATTCATTTATTTGAACGTAGCGCCCACGGTAGTAAAGAAGCCGTTGATACTGTGATGAATCTAGGTGATAGCAGAATTGAAGAGTTGTTAGAACCAGAACTTTATCATCAACTCAAAGATGAGCTAGAACTATTGGAAGGAGCAGGAGCAGAACTAGATTTAGATTTAGTCCATCAAGGAAAAATGACACCCGTATTTTTCGGTAGTGCCATGACAAACTTCGGTGTAGAACTATTCCTGAAAAACTTCCTTGAGTATGCCCTGAAACCTGGTACACATAACAGCACTGCGGGAGAAATTCCCCCCACCTACCCAGAATTTACGGGATTTGTGTTCAAACTCCAAGCTAACATGGATCCCAAACATAGGGATAGGGTGGCTTTTGTCCGGGTTTGTACAGGCAAGTTTGAAAAGGATATGACAGTCAATCATGCTCGCACAGGTAAAGCGGTGCGTCTGTCTCGGCCACAAAAACTATTTGCCCAAGATCGAGAGTCTATTGATGTTGCCTATGCGGGAGATGTAATTGGGTTAAATAATCCCGGCGTTTTTGCAATTGGCGACACAATTTATACAGGGCAAAAACTAGAATATGAGGGAATTCCTTACTTTTCCCCAGAACTATTTGCAACTTTAAGAAATCCCAACCCATCAAAATTTAAGCAATTTCAAAAAGGTGTTTCCGAATTAAGAGAAGAGGGTGCAGTACAGATTATGTATTCCACTGATGAAGCTAAACGTGAGCCAATTTTAGCTGCTGTGGGTCAGTTGCAATTTGAAGTTGTGCAGTTTAGATTACAGAATGAATATGGTGTAGAAACTATCTTAGATATTTTACCTTACAGTGTAGCGAGATGGGTCGAAGGTGGTTGGGAAGCTTTGGAAAAAGTGGGACGTTTATTTAACACAACTACTGTAAAAGATAGCATGGGTCGCCCTGTTTTATTGTTCCGCAATGAGTGGAATTGTCAACAGTTACTAGGAGATCATCCAGAGTTAAAATTAAGTGCGATCGCTCCCGTTTTTTCTGCTCAACAACCTAGTAATTCGTAA